One Gemmatimonadota bacterium DNA window includes the following coding sequences:
- a CDS encoding mandelate racemase/muconate lactonizing enzyme family protein, whose product MKITDLRCAVIGQNPVVRITTDEGIHGLGQIENSKPYMKPHVLFYRDHIIGQDPTDVNRVVSSIRRLGSFKPWGSAVSAIEMALWDIAGKAAGLPVYKLLGGKMRDRVRVYNGAVRFPMKGATVEDYAEDMARMKAAPEGFTIIKEGISFHSQMPSQVPDFFYGDLQKHGFHGNRGPLTEKGLKHLVACIEAMKAVLGDEVGLALDCGPGMLVPDALRLAKAVEHLHIMWLEDMITGDYTPFVLADLYREVNSRTSTPIHTGEQIYLRENFVDLIEKRAVDVVGPDPADVGGIAELKWIAEYADLHGVLMAPHGVIDGLIGLAALVHASAAMPPNYIAFEYPVGNPSWWYDIVEGLPETIVKDGFIDVWDSPGLGVDLVPDKALPYLKEEDQGFFD is encoded by the coding sequence ATGAAGATCACCGACCTGAGATGTGCCGTGATCGGCCAGAACCCCGTGGTACGGATCACGACGGACGAAGGGATCCACGGGCTGGGGCAGATCGAGAACTCCAAGCCCTACATGAAACCCCACGTTCTGTTCTATCGGGACCACATTATCGGCCAGGATCCCACGGACGTGAACCGCGTCGTCTCGAGCATACGGCGGCTGGGCAGCTTCAAGCCCTGGGGCAGCGCGGTTAGCGCCATCGAGATGGCCCTGTGGGATATCGCGGGCAAGGCGGCCGGACTGCCGGTGTACAAGTTGCTCGGGGGCAAGATGCGGGACCGGGTGCGGGTGTACAACGGCGCTGTGCGGTTTCCCATGAAGGGCGCCACCGTGGAGGACTACGCGGAGGACATGGCCCGGATGAAGGCGGCGCCCGAGGGGTTCACCATCATCAAGGAGGGCATCAGCTTTCACAGCCAGATGCCGTCGCAGGTCCCCGACTTCTTCTACGGCGACCTGCAGAAGCACGGCTTTCACGGCAACCGGGGTCCGCTCACCGAGAAGGGCCTGAAGCACCTGGTAGCCTGCATAGAGGCCATGAAGGCGGTCCTCGGAGATGAAGTCGGCCTGGCCCTCGACTGCGGCCCCGGCATGCTCGTGCCGGACGCCCTGCGCCTGGCGAAAGCCGTGGAACACCTGCATATCATGTGGCTGGAAGACATGATCACCGGCGACTATACGCCCTTCGTCCTGGCCGATCTCTACCGGGAGGTGAACTCGAGGACTTCCACGCCGATTCACACGGGGGAACAGATCTATCTCCGGGAGAACTTCGTCGATCTCATCGAGAAAAGGGCCGTGGACGTGGTGGGCCCCGACCCGGCCGACGTGGGCGGGATCGCGGAACTGAAGTGGATTGCGGAATACGCCGACCTCCACGGCGTGCTCATGGCGCCCCACGGCGTCATAGACGGCCTGATCGGCCTGGCCGCCCTGGTGCACGCCTCGGCCGCCATGCCGCCCAACTACATTGCCTTCGAATACCCCGTTGGCAACCCGTCCTGGTGGTACGACATCGTGGAGGGTTTGCCGGAAACGATCGTGA